The following are encoded together in the Cicer arietinum cultivar CDC Frontier isolate Library 1 chromosome 2, Cicar.CDCFrontier_v2.0, whole genome shotgun sequence genome:
- the LOC101490343 gene encoding reticulon-like protein B16 yields MSESDALPPTTTFVSDVLLWKQWKVSFGVIVVATVAWILLEWTDLPFLTICSDVLLLLIVVLFLHANYAALRNKQPPRLPELVVSEEMVNNVAASFRVKINNVLLIAHHITIGKDFRIFFKVVVCLWLLSVIGSIFSFFTLAYIGTLMMITIPALYRKYGAYVDKCCGVIHLQFSKHYRIVDENVFNRLPRNISKDKES; encoded by the exons ATGTCTGAGTCAGATGCTCTGCCTCCTACTACCACCTTTG TTTCCGATGTTCTACTGTGGAAGCAGTGGAAAGTTTCCTTCGGTGTCATTGTTGTTGCTACGGTTGCTTGGATCCTACTCGAGTGGACTGATTTACCGTTCTTAACAATTTGTTCAGATGTGTTGCTGCTATTGATCGTAGTATTGTTTCTGCATGCTAACTATGCTGCCCTTAGAAATAA ACAACCACCAAGATTACCTGAGCTAGTTGTGTCAGAGGAGATGGTTAACAATGTAGCTGCTTCCTTTCGagtcaaaattaataatgtgCTCCTTATAGCTCACCACATCACTATTGGCAaggattttagaatttttttcaag GTGGTGGTTTGCTTGTGGCTATTGTCTGTCATTGGCAGCATCTTCTCCTTCTTCACACTTGCATATATTG GAACCCTCATGATGATTACTATCCCTGCATTGTACAGAAAATATGGAGCTTATGTAGACAAGTGTTGCGGAGTTATCCACCtccaattttcaaaacattatagAATTGTAGATGAGAATGTTTTCAACAGACTGCCTCGTAATATATCGAAAGACAAAGAGTCTTGA